Within Desulfobacter sp., the genomic segment AGAAACGGAAGCCTCCCGGGCCCTCATCCCCATAAAGCTGGGGTTTGACGGATTTGAAGAGAAACTGGCCAAAGCCATCGATCTGAGCAGGTATATGGCGGCCCGTTTCCCGGAAAAAATTATATTGGCCATGGACCTATACGATATGAACCAGATTTTTATCAAAACGGAAAATGCTCTGCACCATTATTCAGAAAAGGGGGTTCAACTTGCAGGGAAATGAAAAAATTTTAGTCGGCCTTGATATCGGCACCACGAAAATATGTGCCGTGGTGGGCGAAATGCTCGATGAGGAGATCAATATCATCGGCGTTGGATCCCACCCGTCCACCGGCCTGCGCAAGGGATCGGTGGTGAATATCGAATCAACGGTGGACTCCATTAAAAAGGCTGTGGAAGAAGCTGAACTCATGGCCGGATGCGATATTTCCTCCGTATATGTTGGCATTGCCGGCAGCCATATCAAGGGGTTCAACAGCCACGGCATCATCGCCATCAAGGGCCGTGAGATTACAGAAAACGATGTCGAGCGGGTGATCGATGCGGCCAAGGCTGTTGCCATCCCCACGGACCGGGAGATCCTCCATGTCATTCCCCAGGAGTTCATCGTGGATGACATGGAATCCATCCAGAACCCCGTGGGCATGACCGCCATCCGCCTGGAAGCCAAAATCCACATCGTCACAGGTGCGGTCTCCTCGGCCCGGAACATTGTAAAATGCTGCAACAAGGCAGGGCTTGAGGTCTGCGACATTGTCCTGGAGTCCCTGGCCTCGGGCCATGCCGTGCTCACAGACGAGGAAAAAGAGCTGGGATGCGTTCTGGCGGACATGGGCGGCGGCACCACGGACCTGGCCCTGTTCAAGGACAATAACGTAAAATTCATTTACGAACTCACCGTGGGCGGACACAACCTTACCAACGACATTTCCATCGGCCTCCGGACCCCCCTGCCGGAAGCGGAAAAAATAAAAATCGAGCATGGTACCTGTGTCCCCCAGAATGTCCGTTCCGGCGCCACCATTGAGGTGCCGGCCGTGGGCGGCAGGGAGCCCAGGCGTCTGGCCAAGGGCATCCTGGCCGAGATACTGGAACCCCGGGTGGAAGAGGTTTTTTCCCTGTTGAAAAAAGAACTTTTCTCCAACGGACTTGAAAATGCATTTCCTGCCGGATTCGTCCTCACTGGCGGATCGGTGGTCATGAACGGCATTAATGAGATTGCCGAATCAGTGTTCAACGTTCCGGTGCGGGTGGGGGAACCCAACCGTATCGGCGGGCTCAAAGATATTGTGAAAAACCCGGCTTACGCCACCGGCGTAGGGCTTGTGATTTTCGGCTCCACTGCAGCCTGCAGAATGGATGTGCGACAAGCGGAAACACAAGGGGTGCAAAGTATATTTAATAGAATGAAACAATGGTTTAAGGATATCATTTAACCTTAAGGGAGGTGGATATGAATTTTTCTTACGTGGAAAACGACAACAAAGCAAAAATCAAGGTAATCGGTGTTGGCGGCGCCGGCGGCAATGCAGTCAACAACATGATCGACGCCAAGCTCCAGGGCGTTAAATTCATCGTAGCCAATACCGATGCCCAGGCCCTGGAACAGTCCAAGGCCGAGGTAAAAATCCAGCTGGGTTCTTCCCTGACCGAAGGCCTGGGCGCAGGTGCCGATCCCAATATCGGCCGGGAAGCCGCCCTGGAAAGCATGGATGAACTGAGGGCCGCCCTGGAAGAAAGCCACATGGTATTCATCACCGCCGGTTTCGGCGGCGGGACCGGTACCGGCGCAGCGCCGGTCATTGCGGAAGTCTGCAAGGATCTTGGCATCCTCACCGTTGCCGTGGCGTCCAAGCCCTTTTCCTTTGAAGGAAAGAAAAGGGAAAAACAGGCCCTGGCCGGCCTGGACAAGCTCCACGGCATCACCGACACCGTCATCACCATTCCCAACGACAGGCTGAGGGGCATTGCCCCCAAGGGCGCCCGCATGGTGGACATGTTCATCAAGGCCGACGAAATCCTGCACCACTCCGTAAAAGGCATCACTGACCTGATCATGATGCCCGGCCACGTCAACCTTGACTTTGCCGACGTAAAGACCACCATGCAGAAGGCCGGCAAGGCCCTCATGGGTATCGGCATTGCATCCGGCGAAAACCGGGCAACGGAAGCGGCGGAAAAAGCCATTTCCCATCCCCTGCTGGAAGACATCTCCATTTCCGGCGCCAAGGGCGTTCTCATGAACATCACCTCCTCCTCGGACCTGACCCTGGACGAGATGACCGAAGCCTCCGACCGTATCTACGAGGAAGTGGGCGACGATGCCGAAATCATCTGGGGCCAGACCTTTGACGAGGACCTGGGCGATGAAATGCGCATCACCGTCATTGCCACCGGCATCGGCCAGGCAGAACCCGAACTGGCTGAGAACATGCACCGCTTTGACCCCAAACCGGTACAGCACCAGGCCCACCAGACCGTTGCCCCCCAGGCCGCCCATGCGGCGGTTGGTGCCCAGGCGGTTGCCCCTGCTGCCCATGCCGCATATGCCACCCAGGCCTATGCCTCTCCCGCACCGGACATGCAGCCTGACAGCCAGCGAGAAGTCATTGCCAGGGGCGTGGTTCGGGATCTGACCGACGAAGAGCGGAACACCTGGGGCGAATATGACAATCCGGTAAGAATCACCGGCCGCCGGGTGGTGGGAGACGAGGATATGATGCAGGATTACGGTATGAAATTTGATTCAGATGACCTGGAGGTGCCCACTTTTTTGAGACGTAAAGCAGACTAGCCCATGAAAAAGAGGCGCAGACCGGCCCGGCCCCCCCAGCCCGTAAAGGAGGAGGGGGCAATTGTCAAACGGGGCCGGGGGCTGACCAAAGTCGCATTGGTCTACCCCAACACCTACAAGGCCGGCATGTCTTCCCTGGGGTTCCAGACGGTGTACCGCCTGGCCAACCAGGACCGGCGGATCGCCTGTGAACGGGTCTTTTTGCCTGACACCCGCAAAAAGAGCCCGGGACATGCGCCGCAAAAAGGCAGTGAAAAAATCCTCAGCCTTGAAACCGGTCTGCCCCTGGATCAATTTGACATGATCCTCTTCTCAATTTCCTTTGAGAATGACTTTTTGAACCTTGCCCGCATATTGCGGGCATCAGGCATCCCCCTGCGGTCATCCGATCGAAACCACATCCACCCCCTGGTGGCTGCAGGGGGAGTTGCCTGTTTCCTAAATCCTGAACCCATTGCCCCGTTTATGGATCTTTTTTTGCTGGGGGAAGCCGAATGCCTGCTCCCTCCTTTTTTCGACCTGTTTCACCGGGCCGGGCAGAAAAAGGATTCCAGAACGGCACTGCTGGAACAGATTGAAGGGCAGATGGCCGGGGCCTATGTCCCGGACAACCATGCCCCCATTCTTTATCCGGATCCGGATCTCCCCATTGACCAGGGACCGGGCTGTTCCGAAAATTCGGGCAGCGTCCATGTTCAATATATCGGGGACTTGTCCCAAACCCGGACCACCACTGCCGTCATGACTTCCAATACGGCTTTCAAGGACACCTTTCTCATTGAAACCCTCAAAGGATGTCCCAACGGCTGCCGCTTTTGCACGGCCGGTTTCATTTACCGGCCGCCCAGGGTCTACCCCAAAGACACCATTCTCTCCGCCATGGACGAGGCCGCCCAGAAAACTGACCGGGTGGGCCTGGTCAGCTCCGCCGTTCTGGACCACCCGGATATCAAGGCAATCTGCCGGTACGGCCGGAACCAGGGCCTGACCCTTTCCTTCTCTTCACTGAGGGCGGACAAGCTTGACAAAGAGATCATCGCAGGGCTGGCAGAATCCCATGTAAAGACGGCCACCATTGCGCCGGAGGCCGGTTCACACCGCATGCGGCAGATCATTAATAAAAAACTGACCCGGCGGCAGATCCTTGATGCGGCACAGTCCCTGGTGGACCAGGGCATCATCAACCTGCGCCTTTATTTTATGATCGGCCTGCCCTTTGAAACCCCCGAGGATGTCAGTGCCATTGTGGACCTGACCCGGGATATCAAGGCCGTTTTCCTGGCTGCCTCCCGGAAAAAGAAAAAAATTGGCACCATCACCCTGAGCATCAACCCGTTTATTCCCAAACCGGCCACCCCCTTTCAATGGTCGGCCATGACGGCGGAATCAGAACTTAAAAAACGGGTGGACATCATCCGCCACGGACTGAAAAAGGAGCCCAATGTGGCCCTGAACTTTGAATCCCTGCGCCAGGCCAGGATCCATGCCCTGCTCTCCTTGGGAGACCGGAAGGCTGCGGATCTCATCGAGCTGGCCCTGGAACAGGGCTGGACCCGGGCCTTGAAATCCGCTCCCGGATACTGCCGGCAGGTGATTTATACGGAAAAAACCAGGCTGGCCCCGGGTTCACTGCCCTGGGATGTTCTCAGGCACCGGGTATCCGACAGCTTTCTGCGCAAAGAACTTGCCCGGGCCGAAAAAGAAAAGCACTCTGTCTCATGCCCCATGAAACCCTGCAGGGACTGCAGGATATGCATGGCAGATCCCGGCCAGGCGCCGGAATAAAATACCGTTTCACCGGCCAGTGATTCGGGGGAATTTCCAATGAAACCGCCATTGCAGAAACCATGAGTACAAAAGACGCCGCATATTCAAGTATCAGGACTTCCCTTGAAGCCCTCAGCCTGGAAATCGTCCTGGCCGATCCTGCTGATCCCATGGCCTTTAAAAAAAGCCTGGGCCTGCTTAAAAAAATCCATATCCAGGCAAAAAGACAAAAAAATACCGCCCTGGCTACCGCCACCTCGGAGGCGGCAAAATGCATCCAAAAAATAAGGAAAAACCAGGGGGATGTCACCGCGGAACTGGAAGCCCTGGACACCTTTATTGCCGAAATGCCCCCCCTTGCGGATCCGGTTCACGGCAAAAACCCGGCGCATCCGGGAGAAACAGAGGCGCCCTGCAGAGGAAACGGTCCCTCTTCCCATCCCCCTTCCGCCCTGCCCCCCCACCTGAGCCAAGAAGACGTTAACAGCTTTCTCGCCACAAAAATGCCGGTGTTAGATAAACTGGAAGCCCTGATCCTGGAATTTGAAAGCGGCAATACCCAAGAAACGGCCCATGAGATGAAGCGTCTCATCCACACCATGAAGGGGGAGTGCGGCTTTCTGTCACTCACTGAGGCCGAGCACCTCTGCCACCGGACCGAAGACCTGCTGCTCATGGATGTGGCTCCGGATTTTGCCGAAATTCTTCTCCAGGTCAAAGACTGGTTCCAGGAAACCTTCAGAAATTATGCCCTGGGCCGGAAACCCCAAACTGCCCCCCGGCAGATTCTCAGCCGCCTGGATACGTATGCGGTCCAGCTTAACCCGGCATCCCAGAGGCCAGGGCCAGACCAAGACTGTGAAGAGAGCCGTCAGGGGAAAATACAGGAAGAAAATAACGGCTTTAGCCGCCCGGTTCAGATCGACGCCCGCCGTCTGGACCAGCTCATCGACATTATTGGGGAACTGGCCATTGCAGAGGCCATGGTTGCCATGGGCGTCCGCCGGAAGGAACAGGAGACCCAAGCATTCAGCAACGCCCTCAAAGCCCTGGGCCAAAGCACCAGGGCCCTGCAGGAAATCGGCCATTCCCTGAGGATGGTGCCTCTCACCCCTTTATTCAACCGAATGAAACGGATGGCCCGGGACCTGGCCAGAAAACAAAATAAAAAACTGGAAGTCATTATCCAGGGAGAATTGACGGAACTGGACAAAAACCTGGTGGAGGGCCTTGCCGATCCACTGATCCACATCATTCGAAACAGTATAGACCACGGCATTGAACCAGATGCCCTGGACCGCATCAATGCGGGCAAGCCCGGGACTGCAGCCCTCACCCTAAATGGTTTTCACAAAGGGGGAAGTCTATACATCCAGGTTACAGATGACGGCAGGGGGATTGACCGGGACAAACTGGTACAACGGGCGGTTGCCGCAGGCCTGGTGGAAGAGACCGACACACTTGACGCCATCTCAACCCTCAACCTGGTTTTCCACTCCGGGCTGAGTACGGCCGAGCAGGTAACTGATATTTCCGGCAGGGGCATCGGCATGGATGTGGCCCGGGACGCCATTTCCCAGTTCAACGGCACCATTACCCTTGACTCCGAGCCGGGCAAAGGCACTTGTGTGACCCTCAAGCTGCCCTTGACCCTCTCCATCATGGACGGCATGATTGTCGCCGTTGCCCACCGGGATGGAGGGGAAGAGGACCATTACGTCCTTCCCACCCTTTCCATTGTCTCATCCATGGCTGTTTCCAAGGAAATGGTAAACACGGCCATGGGGAAAAATGAATATATCCGGGTCAGGGAAGAACTGATTCCGCTGCTGGACCTGAACCGTTTTTTCAATCCCGGCCAAAAGCCGATGAGCCGCACGGCGGATAACGGTATCGTGGTGATTGTGGAAGATGCCGGGATTAAGGCGGGGCTGGTGGTCAGCGAACTGGTGTCCAAGCAGAACTTTGTGCGCAAGCCCTTGAAAGGGATTTCAAGGGATATTCCCGGGGTATCCGGGGCCACCATCCTGGCCGACGGCAGGGTCTGCCTTATTCTTGACACCGCCGCCCTGGTGGCAGCCGCCCGGGAGAAATCCCCCCAATAGGCCTCAGGCCACCACCACCATATTCCGCCCCCTGTCCTTGGCCCTGTACAACGCCGTATCCGCCGCCTGAATGAGATACTCCGGCAGGACGTGTCCGCCAGTCTGGGCTGTTTTTCCGCCCATGGCGATCCCGGCACTCAGGGTGATATTAAAGGAAAACTCCCCATACTCAAAATGGTGTAAGGCCACCTGCTCCCGGATTCTGTTGCACATGCTTTCAGCCCCCGCCTTTCCCGTATTGGGCAAAAGGATGCCGAAGACCTCTCCGCCGTACCGGCAGGGAATATCGTATTTTCGCAGATTTTCAGTGATAAACCGGGCAATCCGAACCAGCACCTTGTCGCCCACGGGATGACCGTAGGTGTCGTTCACCTTTTTAAAATGATCAATATTCAAAAGGCACAGGGCCAAATCATTGTCATAGCGGTCAATGCCGGAAGTTTCCCGTTCCAGGGCCTCGGCAAAAAACCGGCGGTTGAACAGGCCGGTGAGTTCATCCCGGGCGGCATCAGCCCCCATGATCACCGTGGGATTTTCCCGGTCCTGTTTAAGGAGGTGCTGCTCCAGGCTGAACCGGATGGACTCCACCAGTCCGGCCTTATCCAGATGCTGTCTGGACAGGTAATCTGACGCCCCCTGGCGAAAGAGCTGGGAGGCTGTGATACCATCTCCCTGATCGATGAGGACAATGGCCGGGATGCTGATATCCCTCTCCTTTAGATGGGCCAGTAAATCAAAGGCATCTCCGTCGGGCAGGACATATCCCAGGATCACCAGATCAAACCTGTTTTCGTCAAGCGCCTTTATTGCTTCATCCAAGGTCAGGGCATGGCTGAGGTCCGGACGGATGGTGTCCGCCAGCATCGTTTTGATCATTTTAAAACAGGCAGGATCATCTTCCACACAGAGAATACGTTCTTTCCGGTGAATATCAATAATATCCCCGCCCCCGCTGTAGCTTATCTTGGACACATGCCTTACGTTCTGAATCTTTTTAATGATATCGGCAATTCGCTTTCCAGCCGTGTTAATCTTTTGAATCCGCTCCAGGAGTTTATCAGGATGATCCCGGTCCATCTCAAGCAGTTCAAGATTGCCCAGAAGGATCATCAGCGGCTGGTTCAATTCGTGGGCGGTCGCCCCTGCCATCTGCAGCAGCACTTTGAGCCGCTCTTCTTCGATAACCGCCCGGGTCTGGGCCAGGATTTTATCATTGGCCCTGCGCAGCTCCTTTTCAACGGCTTTCCGCTGTTCTATTTCCGCCACGGCCTTTTTTTCCATTTTGCGGGATTCGATAATTCGGCGCGAGAGTTCGGTCACATCTTTCACCGCAAACATGGCGTAACAACGGTCCTTTCCGGGCCCCTGGACATTGGTAACCGTTGTCTGGAGAATTCTCGGTTCGCCGTCTGAAAGGACGCAGGAAAATAAGCGGCCGTGGAGCTGGGAGGACAAAACTATTGGCGGGCCTCCCCCCAGTATGGAATCAATCCGGCTGGTGTATTGTGTTTCCCTGAACCGGGGGTAAAGCTCATGCAGTTCACGGCCCTCAACCTGGGAGAACGACTTTTTGGTCCAGTTTTCCATACACCGGTTCCAGAACAGGATATGGTAGTGATCATCCACCACAAAGACCCCGATGGGAAGGTCATCCATCAAAGCAAACTGCCGGGAAAAAAAATCGTTCATCCGATATCGTTCATCCTATATGGTCTCTATCATCTCTGGGGTGTAATTCAGGCGCCGCACTGAGTTTTCACCTGGAGCGCCCTGAAAACGATTTGGGAACACCGTATCTTATTTGAATTACTTGATATAGGCATCCAAAACGGCCTGGATCTCTCCCCCGGCTTTCATTTCGTTAATCACTGCAACAAATTGTTTCACAAAATCCGCCTTAAATGAAAAGGCCCCCTTATCCTGGTTCGTGAATCCGAGATATCCCTGTTCCCTGCTGATATCGCCGGCAATGACCAGTTCCTGAGTGGCAGGGTCATACTCGCCCTTGTCCCTCAGCTGCTTGAGTTCCCATAGCATGGCGTTTTTATCGCTGATATAGCCGTCCAAACGGCCGGAAACCAGTTTAAGCAGGTTGGAGCGGCTTGTGGCCGCTTCCTCTATCTTTACGCCGAGTGCCTTGGCCTTATCCACGTCCGGGATGGAAAACCCGGCATTGATGCCTATTTTTTTACCGGCAAAGTCATCGGGCCATGTTTTTGACCCGCCTCCTGCAAAAGCCTTGGATGTCAGGACACTGTACCCCTCGTCAAGGACAGGCACCGGATAATCCATAAACGGCCTTGCCTTGGGCCTGTAATAGGGCGGATAAAGGGCAAATCCTTTGCCGTCTTCCATCAGTTTCACCCCACGTTTCCAGGGAACGGGCTTGATGGTCACCGCATATCCATTCATTCTGGCAAAGGCCTTGGCAAAAATTTCAGTATAGATGCCGGCTGCTTTCCCGCTTTCAGCATAGGAGTAGGGGGCATAATTATTGTCGCAATAGATCACAACATCCTGGGCACTGGCCGTCGCCGGGAACATCGTACCGGTAATGATCACACCGCAGATGGCAATGCCGAACAAAAAAAACCTAATTTTTCCCATGAGAAAATCTCCTTTTCCTTTTTACGGATTTTAGGCGTATCGTTCTTTCTTCAGGCAAATTTTAATGGAGTATTTACCGACAAATAGCATAAATGCGCCGCGTATCTCAAGTTTTTTTAACAAAGTGACCAATTGCCGGACAGGGATTTCAGGAAACCGATACGGCAAAGGGAGATTTGAATACCGTCAGTTTTTTAAATTTTCCTTGAGGTTCCGGTCAATACATTCTATAAGAAATCCTGATCTTTTAATTAAGATTTTTTGATGATTACCCGGTGTGGGATCATCCGTTGATAATATAATAAACGATTACTTTTTAGGAGGACTTATGTCAACTCTCGTATTTGGTCACAAGAACCCAGATACCGATTCCGTCGTAGCCGCCATTGCACTGGCCGACCTGAAAAAAAGCCTTGGTGAAGATATCGCACCTGCCGTTCAGGGCGATCTCAACCCCGAATCCAAATTTGTCCTGGACAAATTCGGTCTGACTGCTCCCGAAGTCATCACCAGCTATGCCGGCAAAGACGTTTACCTGGTAGACCACTCTGACCTGGCCCAGAGCCCCGACGACCTGGGCGACGCCAACATCCTGGGCATCGTTGACCATCACAAACTGGGCGACGTTTCCACTTCTCAGCCCCTGGAATGCTGGATCTGGCCTGTGGGCTGTACCTGCACCGTGATCGCTTCCATGTACGACTACTTCAACGTTGAAGTACCCAAGGGTGTTGCCGGTGCCATGCTCTGCGCCATCCTCTCCGACACCGTTATCTTCAAGTCCGCCACCTGCACCGACAAGGACAAAGAAGTCTGTGCCAAACTGGCTGAAATCTGCGGCGAAACCGACCTGGAAACCCTGGGCATTGAGATGTTCAAGGTAAAATCCGCCGTTGAAGGTACCCCCGTCCGCGAACTGGTTCTCCGGGACTACAAAGACTTTGACATGAGCGGCTCCGGCGTTGGCTGCGGACAGTTGGAA encodes:
- a CDS encoding transporter substrate-binding domain-containing protein; this translates as MGKIRFFLFGIAICGVIITGTMFPATASAQDVVIYCDNNYAPYSYAESGKAAGIYTEIFAKAFARMNGYAVTIKPVPWKRGVKLMEDGKGFALYPPYYRPKARPFMDYPVPVLDEGYSVLTSKAFAGGGSKTWPDDFAGKKIGINAGFSIPDVDKAKALGVKIEEAATSRSNLLKLVSGRLDGYISDKNAMLWELKQLRDKGEYDPATQELVIAGDISREQGYLGFTNQDKGAFSFKADFVKQFVAVINEMKAGGEIQAVLDAYIK
- a CDS encoding chemotaxis protein CheA is translated as MSTKDAAYSSIRTSLEALSLEIVLADPADPMAFKKSLGLLKKIHIQAKRQKNTALATATSEAAKCIQKIRKNQGDVTAELEALDTFIAEMPPLADPVHGKNPAHPGETEAPCRGNGPSSHPPSALPPHLSQEDVNSFLATKMPVLDKLEALILEFESGNTQETAHEMKRLIHTMKGECGFLSLTEAEHLCHRTEDLLLMDVAPDFAEILLQVKDWFQETFRNYALGRKPQTAPRQILSRLDTYAVQLNPASQRPGPDQDCEESRQGKIQEENNGFSRPVQIDARRLDQLIDIIGELAIAEAMVAMGVRRKEQETQAFSNALKALGQSTRALQEIGHSLRMVPLTPLFNRMKRMARDLARKQNKKLEVIIQGELTELDKNLVEGLADPLIHIIRNSIDHGIEPDALDRINAGKPGTAALTLNGFHKGGSLYIQVTDDGRGIDRDKLVQRAVAAGLVEETDTLDAISTLNLVFHSGLSTAEQVTDISGRGIGMDVARDAISQFNGTITLDSEPGKGTCVTLKLPLTLSIMDGMIVAVAHRDGGEEDHYVLPTLSIVSSMAVSKEMVNTAMGKNEYIRVREELIPLLDLNRFFNPGQKPMSRTADNGIVVIVEDAGIKAGLVVSELVSKQNFVRKPLKGISRDIPGVSGATILADGRVCLILDTAALVAAAREKSPQ
- a CDS encoding diguanylate cyclase, which gives rise to MNDFFSRQFALMDDLPIGVFVVDDHYHILFWNRCMENWTKKSFSQVEGRELHELYPRFRETQYTSRIDSILGGGPPIVLSSQLHGRLFSCVLSDGEPRILQTTVTNVQGPGKDRCYAMFAVKDVTELSRRIIESRKMEKKAVAEIEQRKAVEKELRRANDKILAQTRAVIEEERLKVLLQMAGATAHELNQPLMILLGNLELLEMDRDHPDKLLERIQKINTAGKRIADIIKKIQNVRHVSKISYSGGGDIIDIHRKERILCVEDDPACFKMIKTMLADTIRPDLSHALTLDEAIKALDENRFDLVILGYVLPDGDAFDLLAHLKERDISIPAIVLIDQGDGITASQLFRQGASDYLSRQHLDKAGLVESIRFSLEQHLLKQDRENPTVIMGADAARDELTGLFNRRFFAEALERETSGIDRYDNDLALCLLNIDHFKKVNDTYGHPVGDKVLVRIARFITENLRKYDIPCRYGGEVFGILLPNTGKAGAESMCNRIREQVALHHFEYGEFSFNITLSAGIAMGGKTAQTGGHVLPEYLIQAADTALYRAKDRGRNMVVVA
- the ftsA gene encoding cell division protein FtsA, producing the protein MQGNEKILVGLDIGTTKICAVVGEMLDEEINIIGVGSHPSTGLRKGSVVNIESTVDSIKKAVEEAELMAGCDISSVYVGIAGSHIKGFNSHGIIAIKGREITENDVERVIDAAKAVAIPTDREILHVIPQEFIVDDMESIQNPVGMTAIRLEAKIHIVTGAVSSARNIVKCCNKAGLEVCDIVLESLASGHAVLTDEEKELGCVLADMGGGTTDLALFKDNNVKFIYELTVGGHNLTNDISIGLRTPLPEAEKIKIEHGTCVPQNVRSGATIEVPAVGGREPRRLAKGILAEILEPRVEEVFSLLKKELFSNGLENAFPAGFVLTGGSVVMNGINEIAESVFNVPVRVGEPNRIGGLKDIVKNPAYATGVGLVIFGSTAACRMDVRQAETQGVQSIFNRMKQWFKDII
- a CDS encoding manganese-dependent inorganic pyrophosphatase; translation: MSTLVFGHKNPDTDSVVAAIALADLKKSLGEDIAPAVQGDLNPESKFVLDKFGLTAPEVITSYAGKDVYLVDHSDLAQSPDDLGDANILGIVDHHKLGDVSTSQPLECWIWPVGCTCTVIASMYDYFNVEVPKGVAGAMLCAILSDTVIFKSATCTDKDKEVCAKLAEICGETDLETLGIEMFKVKSAVEGTPVRELVLRDYKDFDMSGSGVGCGQLELVDLSIVDGIKADLEKDIRDLKAEKGHHTVLLMLTDIMKEGTELLVASDDESVVEKAFGEKPVEGKCWLPGIMSRKKQIIPDLEKVFG
- a CDS encoding radical SAM protein, producing the protein MKKRRRPARPPQPVKEEGAIVKRGRGLTKVALVYPNTYKAGMSSLGFQTVYRLANQDRRIACERVFLPDTRKKSPGHAPQKGSEKILSLETGLPLDQFDMILFSISFENDFLNLARILRASGIPLRSSDRNHIHPLVAAGGVACFLNPEPIAPFMDLFLLGEAECLLPPFFDLFHRAGQKKDSRTALLEQIEGQMAGAYVPDNHAPILYPDPDLPIDQGPGCSENSGSVHVQYIGDLSQTRTTTAVMTSNTAFKDTFLIETLKGCPNGCRFCTAGFIYRPPRVYPKDTILSAMDEAAQKTDRVGLVSSAVLDHPDIKAICRYGRNQGLTLSFSSLRADKLDKEIIAGLAESHVKTATIAPEAGSHRMRQIINKKLTRRQILDAAQSLVDQGIINLRLYFMIGLPFETPEDVSAIVDLTRDIKAVFLAASRKKKKIGTITLSINPFIPKPATPFQWSAMTAESELKKRVDIIRHGLKKEPNVALNFESLRQARIHALLSLGDRKAADLIELALEQGWTRALKSAPGYCRQVIYTEKTRLAPGSLPWDVLRHRVSDSFLRKELARAEKEKHSVSCPMKPCRDCRICMADPGQAPE
- the ftsZ gene encoding cell division protein FtsZ → MNFSYVENDNKAKIKVIGVGGAGGNAVNNMIDAKLQGVKFIVANTDAQALEQSKAEVKIQLGSSLTEGLGAGADPNIGREAALESMDELRAALEESHMVFITAGFGGGTGTGAAPVIAEVCKDLGILTVAVASKPFSFEGKKREKQALAGLDKLHGITDTVITIPNDRLRGIAPKGARMVDMFIKADEILHHSVKGITDLIMMPGHVNLDFADVKTTMQKAGKALMGIGIASGENRATEAAEKAISHPLLEDISISGAKGVLMNITSSSDLTLDEMTEASDRIYEEVGDDAEIIWGQTFDEDLGDEMRITVIATGIGQAEPELAENMHRFDPKPVQHQAHQTVAPQAAHAAVGAQAVAPAAHAAYATQAYASPAPDMQPDSQREVIARGVVRDLTDEERNTWGEYDNPVRITGRRVVGDEDMMQDYGMKFDSDDLEVPTFLRRKAD